The segment GTTGAAGAATTGCATCGAAGAAGGCCTAAAATTCGCCAATAACTCTGCGTTCAACGAATTTCAACTGGAAATGGATCAAACAGCGACTTGTCTCACCCAATGCCTTGGGGAAGAGTTTTGGTGTCGTGTCATGACTACAATTTACGAAAACGAGGCACTTTTTCTCGCATCTCATAAGGAAAGTGACTTTTTAGTCGACGTTTTTAACAAGGCTCTTGAGCAACTTCAGCTAATTTTGGCAAAATCCTTCTCCgaagtgatttttttcccCGAAGAATTACGTCCGTTGGTCGtaaatttgcagaaaaaatttcctatGAGCTTCGAACAGTTCCCAAAAGCATGGAATTCATCGcgaaacatcgaaaaattgaaaaatttcctcaaatctCTTCGATTGCCGCCTTTTAAACAAACATCAAATAGCGATATTGACACCGTCAAGCAACAAATCGCGTCATACGTGAAGCTCGTAGTAGGTGAAAACACTAAAAACGTCTCTCGATTGGTTCATTTGGCCCAAATGCAAGTTCTCGAAGTCGAATCTGAGTTTGATGTTGACGCCATTAACGTTTCGTGGATCGACATTATTCGTCTTCTTGCGAATCAAAAGCTTCAAACTGCCATGAAGGAACTTCCCGTGCCCACAGTCGTCTACGATCGTGAAGAAATGCAAGTTTTTCTCACACAACCTTGGTGGCTCACGATGGATGAGGCAAATAAGGATCGTTCAGTGTTGCTGGAAACGTCATTTAACAGAACGCAATTTTCTTCGTCAAGgaagagaaaaagttttgatgatATAGATTTGAACTCGGATGAGGTCTCGAAGATTTTGAAGACAGGCGAAGCAACGTTGAAGAAATTTGAGGCACGGAAACCGAaggaaaagacaaaaacgaGTAAAGATGAGGTTTTTGAGGTATTTCGAGATGCGGAGAgttattttaaggaaaatcaaagaaaatggaAGGAATATGAAGAAAAGTTGTTTGGATCGtaattcgaatattttttggtttttatgacaaaatgacaatgaaaaaattgaaaaaaaaattgaactcctgaaaaaaaaattttttttaaatagtttagctttcttgaattttcgagaaaattctaaatggtaagtttgaatttttttttttcgaatagaccttcaaaaaattttttaaaaaattaatggaaaattaataattttcattgaattttttttttataaaatttataatttcctttgatttttttatcattttttaaatgatattttaatttaatttttttttaaataaatttttcattaaattaattttttttaacgaaaaataattaaaattaatcaatttttcgttaaaaaatttaatttaatggaaaatttatttaaaaaatttaatttttttatttttattttatttttaattttcttctatttaatttaatttaattttttttttaaataaatttttcattaaattaatttttttaacgaaaagtaattaaaattaattaattaatttaattttttttattttagtttttttaaatttatcattttttattttaaataaaaaaagcctttcattaaagaaatttttttaaattaatttttcgttaaaaaaaataatttttaaagaaaaatctcatttaaaaagttcaaaagtcaaaattttcttattttaacattttaattttattttaaaaaatttaaagtcgatgaacaaaaattagtaaaagtacagaaaaaaatgggttaaaatcaattttcaaagaaaaatttctttaaatgaggtaaaaaaaaatttaattaggcttaatttaaagaatttctgacatttttgatactcgacaaaaaattttcttctcgaaaaattaaaaaaaaaatatgaggaagatttttcgattttttgaaaaaaaaagtcaagaaaaGACTTATTTGAACTCTTAAactcgtatttttatttaatagtttatttttctaGAATGCAACATTTCcgctgatttaaaaattttggtaattcTCCTTAATTTAGATGCCATGTTGCGTTTTGCACTGCCTGATAGCCTCGTTGAAGCCCTCGCACAACGTCAAATCGGATTGATTTTGGGCGCACGAGAGGAATTGCTTGATTTCCCACGCGCAAGGTCCGGAATTTTCGGCTTGATGTTGCGGAGCATacgattgttgttgttgttgaggCGCAGCTGCAGCTGGAGCATCCGAAGATCCGCCGCTAAATGCTCCCGTTAATGCATGCCCAACTGTGTGTCCTACTGCGGAGCCAATTGCGACGCCGCCTGCTGTCGCTGCCATTTGTGCCATCAATCCGGGTTGCTTGGGAGCTGCTTGCATGGGCGCCATTTGCGATGGAGGCGCTTGATGAACAACTGGCGGAGGAGAAGCAGCTGCTGGCGGGGCactgaaaagaattttatgatgTAACGTCaaggtgaaaaatttcaaggtttcacaaaaaaaaaatggaaaaatgtcattttctcGTCAATTAATTGAAGTTCAAAGTCCATCGAagtaatttcaaatatttaccaaAATATCCGACTGTTTATCGCGAAATTGTAAATAACTCGTAAACAAGTCTAAGCAATCGTCATCATCTCGTGCATTGACTCATATTGACACAATTTCGtgataaacaaatttattttccgcgagacaatgacaaaatttttccgtATGTTGTGAAATACTTTTCCCTTTTAATTGCGAGGAAATTTCGAGAAAGTGCGAGAACAATTTTCCGTGCACGTTATATAACATCGTCATTGTCATCCGAAACTTACCGTCTTGCTGCTGGAGGAGGAGATGCTGATCTTCCACGACGAggcatttttgtttcttttacttttttcacttCTTCTCAAAGAtttgaatactttttttttaaaaattaatttgaacttttttttttctcgtgtgaTTTCTGTGAAATTTATCGACTGACTGATGAAATGCTTGATTctcttaaaatgaataaagaaACGTCAAAAGTCGTATGATGATTCCCTATTGGAACGTTGCCCCATGTGACATGTTTAGCTTACGTCGAAACACTGACGTTACTTAGTTCAaacttaaaatcaataaaaaattcgttttttttctcaagtaacttttcaaccaacttttgatgggtttcaaagcttaaagttaataaatatgcattctaaagttgatttccattgatatctgatcgatttttgatgaaataaaaaaagtacgattttatcatatgaggagcaaaaatcgtactttttttctcaagtcacttttcaaccaatttttgatgggttttaaaggtaaaagttaataaatattcgttctaaagttgatttcctttgctatctgatcgatttttgatgaaataaaaaaaagtacgattttatcatatgaggagcaaaaatcgtactttttttctcaagtcattttcaaccaatttttgatgggtttcaaagctaaaagttaataaatattcattctaaagttgatttccattgctatctgatcgatttttgatgaaataaaaaaaagtacgattttatcatatgaggagcaaaaatcgtactttttttctcaagtcacttttcaaccaacttttgatgggtttcaaagctaaaagttaataaatattcattctaaagttgatttccattgctatctgatcgatttttgatgaaataaaaaaaagtacgattttatcatatgaggagcaaaaatcgtactttttttctcaagtcaattttcaaccaacttttgatgggtttcaaagctaaaagttaataaataatgcattctaaagttgatttccattgcattctaaagttgatttccattgctatctgatcgatttttgatgaaataaaaaaaaagtacgattttatcatatgaggagcaaaaatcgtactttttttctcaagtcacttttcaaccaatttttgatgggtttcaaagctaaaagttaataaatatgcattctgaagatgatttccatttatatctgatcgatttttgatcaaataaaaaaaagtacgattttatcatatgaggagcaaaaatcgtacttttttttcaagtcaattttcaaccaaattttgatgggtttcaaaggtaaaagttaataaatattcattctaaagttgatttccattgctatctgatcgatttttgatgaaataaaaaaaagtacgattttatcatatgaggagcaaaaatcgtactttttttctcaagtcaattttcaaccaacttttgatgggtttcaaagctaaaagttaataaatatgcattctaaagttgatttccattgatatctgatcgatttttgatgaaataaaaaaaagtacgattttatcatatgaggagcaaaaatcgtactttttttctcaagtcaattttcaaccaacttttgatgggtttcaaagctaaaagttaataaatattcattctaaagttgatttccattgatatctgatcgatttttgatgaaataaaaaaaagtacgattttatcatatgaggagcaaaaatcgtactttttttctcaagtcaattttcaaccaacttttgatgggtttcaaagctaaaagttaataaatattcattctaaagttgatttccattgctatctgatcgatttttgatgaaataaaaaaaaagtacgattttatcatatgaggagcaaaaatcgtactttttttctcaagtcacttttcaaccaacttttgatgggtttcaaagctaaaagttaataaatatgcattctaaagttgatttccatttatatctgatcgatttttgatgtaataaaaaaaagtacgattttatcatatgaggagcaaaaatcgtactattttcctcaagtcaattttcaaccaaattttgatgggttttaaagctaaaagttattaaatatgcattctaaagttgatttccattgatatttgatcgatttttgatgaaataaaaaaaagtacgattttatcatatgaggagcaaaaatcgtactttttttctcaagtcaattttcaaccaacttttgatgggtttcaaagctaaaagttaataaatatgcattctaaagttgatttccattgatatctgatcgatttttgatgaaataaaaaaaagtacgattttatcatatgaggagcaaaaatcgtactttttttctcaagtcaattttcaaccaacttttgatgggttttaaagctaaaagttaataaatatgcattctaaagttgatttccattgatatctgatcgatttttgatgaaataaaaaaaagtacgattttatcatatgaggagcaaaaatcgtactttttttctcaagtcaattttcaaccaacttttgatgggtttcaaagctaaaatttaataaatattcattctaaagttgatttccattgctatctgatcgatttttgatgaaataaaaaaaagtacgattttatcatatgaggagcaaaaatcgtactttttttctcaagtcacttttcaaccaacttttgatgggttttaaagctaaaagttaataaatatgcattctaaagttgatttccattgatatctgatcgatttttgatgaaataaaaaaaaagtacgattttatcatatgaggagcaaaaatcgtactttttttttcaagtcaattttcaaccaacttttgatgggtttcaaagctaaaagttaataaatatgcattctaaagttgatttccattgatatctgatcgatttttgatgaaataaaaaaaagtacgattttatcatatgaggagcaaaaatcgtactttttttttcaagtcacttttcaaccaacttttga is part of the Culicoides brevitarsis isolate CSIRO-B50_1 chromosome 3, AGI_CSIRO_Cbre_v1, whole genome shotgun sequence genome and harbors:
- the LOC134833974 gene encoding coiled-coil-helix-coiled-coil-helix domain-containing protein 10, mitochondrial encodes the protein MPRRGRSASPPPAARRAPPAAASPPPVVHQAPPSQMAPMQAAPKQPGLMAQMAATAGGVAIGSAVGHTVGHALTGAFSGGSSDAPAAAAPQQQQQSYAPQHQAENSGPCAWEIKQFLSCAQNQSDLTLCEGFNEAIRQCKTQHGI